The following proteins are co-located in the Bradyrhizobium sp. AZCC 2176 genome:
- a CDS encoding ABC transporter ATP-binding protein, with protein MAEELAKIEEAAEPANVAPPTDAAADMPLLRIEGVSKNFGSFRAVDRLSLDIRAGEFFALLGPSGCGKTTLLRMLAGFETPDEGRILLGGRDIAPVLPHERPVNMMFQNYALFPHLSVRDNIAFGLKRAGMPRAAIDTRVAEMVALVKLDGMEKRKPDQLSGGQRQRVALARSLARRPKVLLLDEPLAALDKRLRESTQLELMELQRRLGMTFIIVTHDQEEAMTMANKIGVMDAGRLQQVATPRDLYEAPASRWVAEFVGDVNLFEGEVTSHEHHRLTVATRTGGAITVAEPRQPVTQPVVTVAIRPEKVKLSRRGLASDAVNSQSINRLEGVVTDVGYLGGSTVYKIKLDSGAVVRSSMANTARLDIDTLGAGQRVVAWFTSDDCVVLEQ; from the coding sequence ATGGCTGAGGAATTGGCAAAAATCGAGGAGGCTGCGGAGCCGGCAAATGTGGCGCCCCCGACCGACGCCGCCGCTGACATGCCCTTGCTCCGGATCGAGGGGGTCTCCAAGAATTTCGGCAGTTTCCGCGCGGTGGACCGGCTCTCGCTCGACATCAGGGCGGGCGAGTTCTTTGCGCTGTTGGGTCCGAGCGGCTGCGGCAAGACCACGCTGCTGCGCATGCTTGCCGGCTTCGAGACGCCGGACGAGGGGCGCATCCTGCTTGGCGGCCGCGACATCGCGCCGGTGCTGCCGCATGAGCGGCCCGTCAACATGATGTTCCAGAACTACGCGCTGTTTCCGCATCTCTCCGTGCGGGACAACATCGCGTTCGGGCTGAAGCGGGCCGGGATGCCGCGCGCCGCCATCGACACCCGCGTGGCTGAGATGGTCGCGCTGGTCAAGCTTGATGGCATGGAGAAGCGCAAGCCGGACCAGCTTTCCGGCGGCCAGCGACAGCGCGTGGCGCTGGCGCGCTCGCTGGCGCGGCGGCCCAAGGTACTGTTGCTCGACGAGCCCTTGGCGGCGCTCGACAAGAGGCTGCGGGAGAGCACGCAACTGGAACTGATGGAGCTGCAGCGCCGACTCGGCATGACCTTCATCATCGTCACTCATGACCAGGAAGAGGCGATGACGATGGCCAACAAAATCGGCGTGATGGATGCCGGCCGGCTTCAACAGGTCGCGACCCCGCGCGACCTTTACGAGGCGCCCGCCTCGCGCTGGGTCGCCGAGTTCGTCGGCGACGTCAACCTGTTCGAGGGCGAAGTCACGTCTCACGAGCATCATCGCCTGACGGTCGCGACCCGCACCGGCGGCGCCATCACGGTCGCGGAGCCGCGCCAGCCCGTCACCCAGCCCGTCGTCACGGTCGCGATCCGCCCCGAGAAGGTAAAACTGTCGCGCCGCGGCCTGGCGTCGGATGCGGTCAATTCGCAGTCGATCAACCGGCTCGAAGGCGTCGTTACCGATGTCGGCTATCTCGGCGGCTCGACCGTCTACAAGATCAAGCTCGATTCCGGCGCGGTGGTGCGTTCGTCGATGGCCAATACCGCGCGGCTCGATATCGATACCCTTGGCGCTGGCCAGCGCGTGGTGGCGTGGTTTACATCAGATGATTGCGTGGTGCTGGAGCAATGA
- a CDS encoding tetratricopeptide repeat protein, whose product MNRDRYDLPLTTASDRAAAHYRDGVDCMLSAWHGAEDAFDKAIAEDPGFALAHIGRARLHQLNMEGGKARAMAAQARELAAGATPREKSHVEVIAAVIESKPKLAVSGAETHLEAHPRDAQVLSMLLGAFGLYAFSGRPDHDAAKLAICERHARHYGEDWWFVSYLGWSHTEAGNLSTGRALSERAVTLRSANANAAHGLSHAMFEQGDMEAGRSFLSQWMPAHDRQSFLHGHLAWHVALTALDAGDIDGALTIYEQHIKPAGRPYPPLNIFTDGASLLWRLSLAGQTGLEPHWQDVAAYGEKYFPQAGAHFADVHFALATAMIGSDALDTRLAQLEARDADGKLAPGRAAIDLCRGIRAFAEGDNGGAIRLLEPALAELTRIGGSHAQRELWEDTLIVAYLRAGQGDKAARRISARLERRPSARDEAWSRQAERH is encoded by the coding sequence ATGAACCGGGACAGATACGATCTTCCGCTGACGACCGCCTCGGACCGCGCCGCGGCGCATTACCGCGACGGCGTCGACTGCATGCTGTCGGCTTGGCACGGCGCCGAGGACGCCTTCGACAAGGCGATTGCGGAAGATCCCGGCTTTGCGCTGGCGCATATCGGGCGCGCCCGGCTGCACCAGCTCAACATGGAAGGCGGCAAGGCGCGTGCCATGGCGGCGCAGGCCCGGGAGTTGGCCGCTGGCGCGACCCCGCGGGAGAAAAGTCACGTCGAGGTCATCGCCGCCGTGATCGAGAGCAAGCCGAAGCTTGCCGTCAGCGGCGCCGAAACGCATCTGGAAGCGCATCCCCGCGACGCGCAGGTGCTGTCGATGCTGCTCGGCGCGTTCGGCCTCTATGCCTTCTCGGGCCGTCCCGACCATGATGCGGCGAAACTTGCGATCTGCGAACGCCATGCGCGCCACTACGGCGAGGACTGGTGGTTCGTCAGTTATCTCGGCTGGTCACACACGGAAGCGGGAAATCTCTCCACCGGCCGGGCGCTATCCGAACGGGCAGTGACGCTGAGATCGGCCAACGCCAACGCTGCGCATGGCCTTTCGCACGCGATGTTCGAACAGGGCGACATGGAGGCGGGCCGCAGCTTCCTGTCGCAATGGATGCCCGCGCATGACCGCCAAAGCTTCCTGCATGGGCACCTGGCCTGGCATGTCGCGCTGACTGCGCTCGACGCCGGCGATATCGACGGCGCGCTTACGATCTACGAGCAGCACATCAAGCCGGCGGGCCGCCCCTATCCGCCGCTGAACATCTTCACCGACGGCGCCTCGCTGCTGTGGCGACTTTCGCTGGCCGGCCAAACCGGACTGGAGCCGCATTGGCAGGATGTCGCCGCCTACGGCGAAAAGTACTTTCCGCAAGCGGGAGCGCATTTTGCCGATGTTCATTTTGCGCTGGCCACGGCGATGATCGGCAGCGATGCGCTGGATACGCGATTGGCGCAACTCGAAGCGCGCGATGCCGACGGCAAGCTGGCGCCGGGCCGCGCCGCCATCGACCTCTGCCGCGGCATTCGGGCATTTGCGGAAGGCGACAATGGGGGCGCGATCCGTCTGCTCGAACCTGCCCTTGCCGAATTGACGCGGATCGGCGGCAGCCACGCCCAGCGCGAATTGTGGGAGGACACGCTGATCGTCGCGTACTTGCGCGCCGGCCAGGGCGACAAGGCGGCCCGGCGCATCTCGGCCCGGCTCGAACGCAGGCCTTCGGCGCGTGACGAGGCCTGGTCGCGGCAGGCGGAGCGACACTGA
- the purE gene encoding 5-(carboxyamino)imidazole ribonucleotide mutase — MTAPIAIIMGSQSDWETMRHAAETLTALGIDCEKRIVSAHRTPDRLFAFAKGAKAAGFKVIIAGAGGAAHLPGMAAALTELPVFGVPVESKALSGVDSLYSIVQMPAGVPVGTLAIGKAGAINAALLAASVLALNDAALAMRLAAWRKQQTDTVKERPEGSA; from the coding sequence ATGACCGCACCGATCGCCATCATCATGGGCAGCCAGTCCGACTGGGAGACCATGCGCCATGCCGCCGAAACCCTGACGGCGCTCGGGATCGACTGCGAAAAGCGCATCGTCTCGGCCCACCGGACCCCGGACAGGCTGTTTGCCTTCGCCAAGGGCGCCAAGGCCGCAGGCTTCAAGGTCATCATCGCCGGCGCCGGTGGGGCGGCCCATCTGCCGGGCATGGCGGCGGCGCTGACGGAACTGCCGGTATTCGGCGTTCCCGTCGAATCCAAGGCGCTGTCGGGGGTCGATTCGCTGTACTCGATCGTGCAGATGCCGGCCGGCGTTCCCGTCGGCACGCTGGCGATCGGCAAGGCCGGCGCCATCAACGCCGCGCTGCTTGCAGCGAGCGTGCTCGCGCTGAACGACGCGGCGCTGGCCATGCGATTGGCCGCCTGGCGCAAGCAGCAGACCGACACCGTCAAGGAGCGCCCGGAGGGATCGGCGTGA
- a CDS encoding NAD(P)/FAD-dependent oxidoreductase — translation MDKVDCVVIGAGVIGLAIARRLAQAGREVIVLEAAEGIGTITSSRNSEVVHAGIYYRAGSLMARMCVSGKRALYQYCRDHGIPHRNCGKLIVATTPSETEKLQSIRAHAEANGVDDMQVLTGEAARALEPALSCDAALLSPSTGIIDSHAYMLALRGDAEEAGAAYAFHTPLLRARAGAGRIEIEAGGDAPMTLACDLLVNAAGLSAPAVARSIEGMPVGMIPCAYLAKGNYFSCSARAPFSRLIYPVPEPGGLGVHLTLDMAGQARFGPDVEWVESIDYAVDPARAERFYPAIRRYWPTLPDGALMPSYSGIRPKIVPPAVATQDFLIQGPADHGVAGLINLFGIESPGLTSSLAIADHVGALAEL, via the coding sequence ATGGACAAGGTCGATTGCGTCGTCATCGGAGCAGGGGTGATCGGGCTCGCGATCGCACGACGCCTGGCCCAGGCCGGCCGCGAAGTGATCGTGCTCGAGGCCGCCGAGGGCATTGGCACCATCACCTCCTCCCGCAACAGCGAGGTGGTCCACGCCGGTATCTATTACCGCGCCGGCAGCCTGATGGCGCGGATGTGCGTCAGCGGCAAGCGCGCGCTTTACCAGTATTGCCGCGACCACGGCATTCCCCATCGCAATTGCGGCAAGCTGATCGTGGCGACGACGCCAAGCGAAACCGAAAAGCTGCAGTCGATCCGGGCACATGCCGAAGCCAATGGCGTCGACGATATGCAGGTGCTGACCGGCGAGGCGGCGCGCGCGCTGGAGCCGGCGCTTAGCTGCGATGCGGCCCTGCTCTCGCCGTCCACCGGCATCATTGACAGCCACGCCTACATGCTGGCGCTGCGGGGCGATGCGGAGGAAGCGGGCGCGGCCTATGCATTCCATACGCCGCTGTTGCGCGCGCGGGCCGGTGCCGGCCGGATCGAAATCGAAGCGGGCGGCGATGCGCCGATGACGCTTGCATGCGACCTGCTCGTCAACGCAGCGGGCTTAAGCGCACCCGCCGTGGCGCGCAGCATCGAAGGCATGCCGGTCGGGATGATCCCCTGCGCCTATCTGGCCAAGGGCAATTATTTCAGTTGCAGCGCGCGGGCGCCGTTTTCACGCCTGATCTATCCCGTGCCGGAGCCCGGCGGCTTGGGCGTGCACCTGACGCTCGACATGGCGGGACAGGCGCGTTTCGGCCCCGACGTCGAATGGGTCGAGAGCATCGACTATGCGGTGGATCCGGCCCGTGCCGAGCGATTCTACCCTGCGATCCGGCGCTACTGGCCGACGCTGCCGGACGGCGCGCTGATGCCAAGCTATTCGGGAATCCGGCCGAAGATCGTGCCGCCGGCCGTCGCCACGCAGGATTTTCTGATCCAGGGCCCTGCCGATCACGGCGTCGCCGGACTGATCAATCTGTTCGGTATCGAATCGCCGGGACTGACGTCGTCGCTCGCGATCGCCGATCACGTCGGCGCGCTGGCTGAGCTGTGA
- a CDS encoding nuclear transport factor 2 family protein gives MPSETELLKRLYERFNARDLPAVLSLLHQDVMWANGMEGGHVYGHDGVRDYWTRQWATIDPRVEPDAFTKRADGTVEATVHQTVRDPKGGILSDKMVRHIFRIQEDLIRRFDIG, from the coding sequence ATGCCGAGCGAAACGGAGCTTCTCAAACGGCTCTACGAGCGGTTCAACGCCCGTGACCTACCGGCGGTGCTCAGCCTCCTGCATCAAGACGTAATGTGGGCCAACGGAATGGAGGGTGGCCATGTGTATGGACATGACGGCGTTCGCGACTACTGGACGCGACAATGGGCCACGATCGATCCTCGCGTCGAGCCGGACGCCTTCACGAAGCGCGCGGATGGGACAGTCGAGGCGACGGTCCACCAGACGGTGCGCGATCCAAAGGGCGGCATTCTATCCGACAAGATGGTTCGACATATTTTTCGGATTCAGGAAGACCTGATAAGGCGATTTGATATCGGCTAG
- a CDS encoding sensor domain-containing protein, with amino-acid sequence MADRNRQAGRKTSIPAQALVCLLAMVAPCGVAWAAAPSGGFAPASYIGEFDPNLVWELLLGGIAAVSFLVAIGVWILAALRGAKSAQLRRSAFISSALNTLNQGVMITNAQNRVVFFNDRFLEMYGLSRAEISNSMTGRELLELRRTRGLLDLTVGEFSKLARRPEGVITELPGGRSVLSKIFRLPNGGTIGTHEDCTEQRQLSRKLASTTKFLESVLDNVPVCVAAKNIEDGRYIFANRAFERFSRFSRDHIIGKRADEIFRPETAKSIEMADQAALSAPEGYHRGEYVVERGDDKRVLSSNRVVARNENNKPEFLITLFDDVTDRRSLSRELENTKKFLELVVDNIPVSLVVERVSDGRYLLANRSAETILNRRREDATGLTAADIFNPREAKLIIARDEAAIKKRGLLTEEHPISTKDGLRLFLTRRMTVLDEAGEPQYLIKTHEDVTDRRQTESRMAHMAYHDGLTDLPNRAAFLQALAQMIEACAGTDEEFAVLCVDLDGLKEINDVFGHAMGDKLLIEVAGRIQSCARGGVVARLSGDEFGLIIDGKQPEAGKALAEKLAQTLSDEFVIDGKSVRTGVTTGISVFPHNGSDAASLLANSGAALFRAKQKSRGSISIFEPEMDQQIRDRRVLHQDLSMAIRNGELSLYYQPQAASGPSVATSKVIGFEALARWIHPVRGFVSPGDFIPLAEESGLIVEMGVWILREACREAASWPVPMQIAVNLSPAQFMHGDVVSLVHSILLETGLAPDRLELEITEGVLIEDFDRGLALLRRLKSLGVRISMDDFGSGYSSLSYLQAFPFDKIKIDRAFVMNLGRNPQSAAIVRAVIDLGHGLEMSIVAEGVETQEQLSFLADEGCDAVQGYFLGKPQPIGHYDALVGRSAANGVETARKLASA; translated from the coding sequence ATGGCTGACAGGAACCGGCAGGCAGGACGGAAGACTTCGATTCCGGCGCAGGCCCTCGTCTGTCTGCTCGCCATGGTTGCGCCGTGCGGAGTTGCGTGGGCGGCCGCGCCTTCCGGTGGCTTTGCTCCGGCAAGCTATATCGGCGAATTCGATCCCAATCTGGTGTGGGAGCTCCTGCTCGGGGGGATCGCCGCCGTTTCATTCCTGGTTGCGATCGGGGTCTGGATATTGGCAGCGTTGCGCGGCGCCAAGAGCGCGCAATTGCGGCGCAGCGCCTTCATCAGCTCGGCGCTCAACACGCTCAACCAGGGCGTGATGATCACCAACGCGCAAAACCGCGTGGTCTTCTTCAACGACCGCTTTCTCGAAATGTACGGGCTCAGCCGTGCCGAGATCTCGAACTCCATGACCGGCCGCGAACTGCTCGAACTGCGCCGGACACGGGGCCTGCTCGATCTCACCGTCGGGGAATTCAGCAAGCTTGCCCGCCGCCCGGAAGGCGTCATCACCGAACTGCCGGGCGGGCGATCGGTGCTTTCGAAGATCTTCCGCCTGCCCAATGGCGGGACGATCGGAACGCATGAGGATTGCACGGAGCAGCGCCAGCTCTCGCGTAAATTGGCATCGACCACCAAATTTCTGGAATCGGTGCTCGACAACGTTCCGGTCTGCGTCGCCGCCAAGAACATCGAGGACGGCCGCTACATCTTCGCCAACCGCGCGTTCGAACGATTCTCGCGCTTCTCCCGCGATCACATCATCGGCAAGCGCGCCGATGAAATCTTCCGGCCCGAAACCGCGAAGAGTATCGAGATGGCGGACCAGGCGGCGCTGAGCGCGCCGGAAGGCTATCACCGCGGCGAATACGTCGTCGAACGGGGCGACGACAAGCGCGTTCTCTCCTCCAACCGCGTGGTGGCGCGCAACGAGAACAACAAGCCGGAATTCCTGATCACGCTGTTCGACGACGTCACCGACCGACGCTCGCTGTCACGCGAGCTCGAGAACACCAAGAAGTTCCTCGAACTGGTGGTCGACAACATCCCGGTGTCGCTGGTCGTGGAGCGCGTCAGCGACGGGCGCTATCTGCTTGCCAACCGCAGTGCCGAGACCATTCTCAACCGCCGCCGCGAGGATGCCACCGGCCTGACCGCCGCCGACATCTTCAATCCGCGCGAAGCCAAGCTGATCATCGCGCGCGACGAGGCCGCGATCAAGAAGCGCGGCCTGCTCACCGAAGAGCACCCGATCTCGACCAAGGACGGGCTGCGGCTGTTCCTGACCCGCCGCATGACCGTGCTCGACGAGGCCGGCGAGCCGCAATATCTGATCAAGACCCACGAGGACGTCACCGACCGCCGCCAGACCGAATCGCGGATGGCGCACATGGCCTATCATGACGGCCTGACCGATCTGCCGAACCGCGCCGCCTTCCTGCAGGCGCTGGCGCAGATGATCGAGGCCTGCGCCGGCACCGACGAGGAATTCGCGGTGCTGTGCGTCGACCTCGACGGCTTGAAGGAAATCAACGACGTGTTCGGTCATGCGATGGGCGACAAACTCCTGATCGAGGTTGCGGGCCGCATCCAGTCCTGCGCGCGTGGCGGCGTGGTGGCGCGGCTGTCGGGCGACGAGTTCGGCCTGATCATCGACGGCAAGCAACCCGAGGCGGGCAAGGCACTCGCCGAAAAACTCGCGCAAACGCTGTCGGACGAATTCGTGATCGACGGCAAGTCGGTGCGCACCGGCGTCACCACCGGCATCTCGGTATTTCCGCACAATGGTTCCGACGCGGCCTCGCTGCTCGCCAATTCCGGCGCGGCGCTGTTCCGCGCCAAGCAGAAGTCGCGCGGCTCGATCAGCATCTTCGAGCCGGAGATGGATCAGCAGATCCGCGACCGCCGCGTGCTGCACCAGGACCTCTCGATGGCGATCAGGAACGGCGAATTGTCATTGTACTATCAGCCGCAGGCCGCGTCAGGCCCGTCGGTCGCGACCAGCAAGGTTATCGGCTTCGAAGCCCTGGCGCGCTGGATCCATCCGGTGCGCGGCTTCGTGTCACCCGGCGATTTCATTCCGCTGGCGGAAGAAAGCGGCCTGATCGTCGAAATGGGCGTCTGGATCCTGCGCGAAGCCTGCCGGGAGGCCGCCTCCTGGCCGGTGCCGATGCAGATCGCCGTCAATTTGTCGCCGGCGCAGTTCATGCACGGCGACGTGGTCAGCCTGGTGCATTCGATCTTGCTCGAAACGGGTCTTGCGCCCGACCGGCTCGAACTCGAAATCACCGAAGGCGTGCTGATCGAGGACTTCGACCGCGGTCTCGCCCTGCTCCGCCGGCTGAAGTCGCTCGGCGTGCGGATATCGATGGACGATTTCGGTTCCGGCTATTCCTCGCTGAGCTATCTGCAGGCGTTCCCGTTCGACAAGATCAAGATCGACCGCGCCTTCGTTATGAATCTCGGGCGCAATCCGCAGTCGGCAGCGATCGTTCGCGCCGTCATCGATCTCGGCCACGGCCTCGAAATGTCGATCGTTGCCGAAGGCGTCGAGACCCAGGAACAGCTCAGCTTCCTCGCGGACGAGGGCTGCGACGCGGTGCAGGGCTATTTCCTCGGCAAGCCGCAGCCGATCGGGCACTACGACGCGCTGGTCGGCCGCAGCGCCGCAAACGGCGTCGAAACCGCGCGCAAACTCGCCAGCGCCTGA
- a CDS encoding YdcH family protein, with protein sequence MALQAHLVELERKHKILENELHEALVHLSTDDLQIVELKRRKLMVKDEIERLKQTASETLH encoded by the coding sequence ATGGCACTACAGGCGCATCTTGTTGAACTTGAACGTAAACACAAGATCCTCGAGAACGAATTGCACGAAGCGCTCGTGCACCTTTCCACAGACGACCTGCAAATTGTCGAGTTGAAGCGCCGCAAGTTGATGGTCAAGGATGAGATCGAGCGGTTGAAGCAAACCGCCAGCGAAACTCTCCACTAA
- a CDS encoding GGDEF domain-containing protein: MKKKTRATASKAGKRPKSAASGQKVAPRRSSAPGSRPPAVSNGTKATIRRLKAQLARTQAQIEELQASADTDFLLGIPNRRGFERELNRAIAYIKRYRAGGALVVLDVDRLKPINDAFGHAAGDQVLKAVVTTLLAQVRASDVVGRLGGDEFALLLWNLSETDAKAKAAALEEAIDRLTFVFDGRTITAGASAGVFVLDTHSEAGRALEAADSAMYVRKALRRHEAP; this comes from the coding sequence ATGAAGAAGAAAACCAGGGCGACCGCCTCCAAGGCCGGAAAACGCCCTAAAAGCGCGGCTTCCGGGCAAAAAGTCGCCCCGCGGCGGTCGTCCGCACCGGGATCCCGGCCGCCGGCGGTGTCCAACGGCACCAAGGCGACGATTCGCCGGCTCAAGGCGCAACTGGCCCGGACGCAGGCGCAGATCGAGGAACTTCAGGCCTCCGCCGATACCGACTTCCTGCTGGGCATTCCGAACCGCCGCGGCTTCGAACGCGAGCTCAATCGCGCGATTGCCTACATCAAACGCTATCGCGCCGGCGGCGCCCTGGTCGTGCTCGACGTCGATCGCCTGAAGCCGATCAACGACGCCTTCGGACATGCCGCGGGCGACCAGGTGCTCAAGGCCGTCGTCACGACGCTGCTGGCGCAGGTGCGCGCTTCCGACGTGGTCGGCCGGCTCGGCGGCGACGAGTTCGCGCTGCTGTTGTGGAATCTCAGCGAGACCGACGCCAAGGCCAAGGCGGCCGCGCTGGAGGAAGCGATCGATCGGCTCACCTTCGTGTTCGATGGTCGCACCATTACCGCGGGCGCCTCGGCAGGCGTCTTCGTTCTCGATACCCACTCTGAAGCGGGCCGCGCGCTGGAAGCGGCCGATAGCGCCATGTATGTGCGTAAGGCGCTGCGACGGCATGAGGCGCCGTGA
- a CDS encoding YdcH family protein, translating to MTDDDERELENELARLQQEHRDLDAAIDALHQSPAPDLLRLQRLKKRKLQLRDRIAFIEDQITPDIIA from the coding sequence ATGACCGACGATGATGAGCGCGAGCTTGAAAACGAGCTCGCCAGGCTGCAGCAGGAGCATCGCGATCTCGATGCGGCGATCGACGCGCTGCACCAGTCGCCCGCGCCGGACTTGCTGCGGCTGCAACGGCTGAAGAAACGCAAACTGCAATTGCGCGACCGCATCGCCTTCATCGAAGACCAGATCACGCCGGATATCATCGCCTGA
- a CDS encoding glycerol-3-phosphate dehydrogenase has translation MADYDLAIIGGGLNGVSIARDAAGRGLRVILLEQGDLGAGASSASPRLIHGDLADLERRHFLRVRLALAERDVWLRIAPHLVRPMRFAIPAHSEERAAWQLRSWLLLYDRLASRSGLPASATVDVTHHPVGNALKRPFGTAFEYSDCVVDDSRLVVLTAVDAAARGAVIRTGARCTRAERGKEWRLVTKDRGFRQVITARAVANATGAWTSSVAETVLRTSPPKVAAVQTDQIVVRRLFDSDNVYVFQNSDGRLIFASPYERDFTLIGTVSHAFKGDPAVVAMAAGNVAYLCDAANRYFRERIETVDVVRTLSGANMALQPASRRDRAVTLDHGRGKAPLVTIVGGDVTTSRLRAERAVSKLTPFYPMSARWTAKSPLPGGDFAWDRFDNEVDEVRDRWRFLGEDQARRLVAAYGSNTKAILGDAKARSDLGPAFGPELTGAEVRYLMQKEWARFPDDILWRRTKLGLTMPPADRDALAVFMAASV, from the coding sequence ATGGCGGACTACGATCTCGCGATCATTGGCGGCGGGTTGAACGGCGTCAGCATCGCGCGCGACGCCGCCGGACGCGGCCTGCGCGTGATCCTGCTGGAGCAGGGCGATCTCGGCGCGGGCGCCTCCTCGGCCTCGCCGCGGCTGATCCATGGCGATCTCGCTGATCTGGAGCGCCGGCATTTTCTTCGCGTCCGTTTGGCGCTGGCCGAGCGCGACGTCTGGCTCAGGATTGCGCCGCACCTGGTGCGCCCGATGCGCTTTGCTATCCCTGCCCATTCGGAGGAACGTGCGGCCTGGCAGTTGCGCTCATGGCTCCTGTTGTACGACCGGCTGGCCTCGCGCAGCGGCCTGCCGGCCTCGGCTACCGTCGATGTCACCCATCATCCCGTCGGCAACGCACTGAAGCGGCCGTTCGGTACCGCCTTTGAGTATTCCGACTGCGTCGTGGACGATTCCCGGCTGGTGGTTCTCACCGCCGTCGATGCCGCGGCGCGCGGCGCCGTGATTCGCACCGGCGCGCGCTGCACCCGGGCCGAACGCGGCAAGGAATGGCGGCTGGTGACGAAAGATCGCGGCTTTCGCCAGGTGATCACGGCACGGGCGGTGGCCAACGCCACCGGCGCCTGGACCTCATCCGTCGCCGAGACGGTGTTGCGTACATCGCCGCCGAAGGTGGCCGCCGTACAAACGGACCAGATCGTCGTCCGCCGCCTGTTCGACAGCGACAACGTCTATGTGTTCCAGAACAGCGACGGTCGGCTGATTTTCGCAAGTCCCTATGAGCGCGATTTTACCCTGATCGGCACTGTCAGCCATGCCTTCAAGGGCGATCCCGCCGTCGTTGCGATGGCGGCGGGCAACGTCGCCTATCTCTGCGATGCGGCGAACCGCTATTTCCGCGAGCGGATCGAGACGGTCGACGTGGTGCGTACGCTTTCCGGCGCCAACATGGCGCTGCAGCCTGCAAGCAGGCGCGACCGGGCAGTGACGCTCGACCACGGTCGCGGCAAGGCGCCGCTGGTCACTATCGTCGGCGGCGACGTCACGACCTCGCGGCTGCGCGCGGAGAGAGCGGTATCGAAGCTGACGCCGTTCTATCCGATGTCGGCGCGCTGGACCGCGAAGTCGCCGCTGCCCGGCGGCGATTTTGCCTGGGACCGTTTCGACAACGAGGTCGATGAAGTACGCGACCGCTGGCGGTTTCTTGGCGAGGACCAGGCGAGGCGTCTGGTCGCCGCCTATGGCTCGAACACCAAGGCCATCCTCGGCGACGCCAAAGCGCGCAGTGACCTCGGCCCGGCCTTCGGGCCGGAATTGACGGGCGCCGAAGTACGCTATCTCATGCAAAAGGAATGGGCGCGTTTTCCGGATGACATCCTGTGGCGGCGCACCAAGCTCGGCCTCACCATGCCGCCAGCGGATCGCGACGCGCTGGCGGTATTCATGGCGGCATCGGTGTGA
- a CDS encoding adenylate/guanylate cyclase domain-containing protein, which yields MRRAIRPTVFFAIGGLFGGIAYRYFIDDPIEATLPYYLRSSLHGMGVTLAAWGVHLYFTSRRSEWISRWPLLMDLAVRSATMAIVVASAALVLQVTLYWEWIETKWLIEKFPIVVAFSFFASLLVLSTFELTRLVGSRVLFNIALGRYRSPVREARVLMFLDLAGSTSLAEEMGELRVQSLLTRFFFDIDGAIVALGGEVHAYVGDEVIVTWPLDERMSGGRCIDCFFAIADSIAEKADSYRQEFGMVPSFRAGLHAGHVVISECGSSRRQLAYFGDTVNVTARLQEHCKEAGRNLLVSAELLRHMKLKPAFAVEALGEARLRGRAAAIEVFAVERRS from the coding sequence ATGCGGCGCGCGATCAGGCCAACTGTTTTCTTTGCGATTGGCGGCTTGTTTGGGGGAATAGCCTATCGCTATTTCATTGACGATCCGATCGAAGCAACGCTGCCGTACTATCTCCGGAGCAGCCTGCATGGGATGGGCGTAACGCTGGCCGCTTGGGGCGTTCATCTCTACTTCACGTCGCGACGAAGTGAGTGGATCAGCCGATGGCCGCTGCTGATGGATCTGGCAGTACGCTCCGCGACCATGGCCATCGTCGTCGCGAGCGCGGCGCTGGTCTTGCAGGTGACGCTGTATTGGGAATGGATTGAGACGAAGTGGCTGATTGAGAAGTTTCCCATTGTCGTTGCGTTTAGCTTCTTCGCGTCCCTGCTCGTCCTGTCAACCTTCGAACTGACACGACTGGTCGGCAGCCGCGTGCTTTTCAATATAGCGCTCGGGCGCTACCGAAGCCCGGTGCGGGAAGCCCGCGTATTGATGTTCCTCGACCTGGCAGGCTCGACCTCGCTCGCCGAAGAGATGGGAGAATTGCGCGTGCAGAGCCTGCTCACCCGTTTCTTCTTCGACATCGACGGTGCGATCGTCGCGCTTGGCGGCGAGGTTCACGCCTATGTCGGCGATGAAGTCATCGTGACGTGGCCGCTCGATGAGCGGATGTCGGGGGGACGCTGCATCGACTGCTTCTTCGCGATCGCCGACAGCATTGCGGAAAAAGCGGACTCTTACCGGCAGGAGTTCGGCATGGTGCCGAGCTTCCGCGCCGGCCTGCATGCCGGTCACGTCGTGATCAGCGAGTGCGGCAGCTCGCGTCGCCAGCTTGCCTATTTCGGCGATACCGTGAACGTGACGGCGCGGCTGCAGGAGCACTGCAAGGAGGCCGGCCGGAATTTATTGGTGTCTGCCGAGCTGTTGCGCCACATGAAGCTCAAGCCGGCCTTCGCCGTCGAAGCGCTGGGAGAGGCTCGCTTGCGAGGCCGTGCGGCCGCTATCGAGGTCTTTGCCGTCGAGCGTCGTAGCTGA